One Setaria viridis chromosome 7, Setaria_viridis_v4.0, whole genome shotgun sequence genomic region harbors:
- the LOC117864297 gene encoding small ribosomal subunit protein cS23, producing the protein MLPMAVHPATTPALAPRARVAPPRPSTSLAAASSSSCSRIVGVKTRRLPLRSLRSVAAAAAADAVEEEEVQLGGAADALYEEEAEEYEVTVPERQDPMLVLKFIWMEKNIGIALDQLVPGYGSIPLSPYYFWPRKDAWEELRAKLEEKEWISQKQMIILLNQATDIINLWQQGGGSLST; encoded by the exons ATGCTCCCAATGGCCGTCCAccccgccaccacgccggccCTCGCCCCGCGCGCTCGCGTCGCCCCGCCCAGACCTTCCACATccttggccgccgcctcgtcctcctcctgctctcgCATCGTCGGTGTCAAGACCAGGAGGCTGCCCCTTCGCTCGCTCcgcagcgtcgccgccgccgccgctgccgacgccgtcgaggaagaggaggtgcaACTAGGTGGGGCTGCGGATGCGTTGTAcgaggaggaagcagaggag TATGAGGTGACGGTGCCCGAAAGACAGGATCCTATGCTGGTACTGAAGTTCATCTGGATGGAGAAGAACATCGGCATAGCACTTGACCAATTGGTTCCCGGCTATGGCAGCATCCCGTTAAGCCCGTACTACTTTTGGCCACGGAAAGATGCTTGGGAGGAGCTGAGAGCGAAACTGGAGGAGAAAGAGTGGATCTCGCAGAAGCAGATGATCATTCTTCTCAACCAGGCCACTGACATCATCAACCTATGGCAGCAGGGTGGCGGGAGCCTGTCGACATGA